TGTCCATATAAGCATTTATTTGAGGTTCAGTGTGATCTGCATGTGCTAAAACCTCTTTTGTTAATTCCACAGGGGAAATGGATTTATTCTCTAGTAATGGTGCGAGTTCTTCAACAGCTAGGTCAATTAAGTTTTTACTCAATGTGGTCGCCTCCTGGAATATTACGTACGCCAATATCAGCATCGTCAATTTTCACATGCTCCAAATTTCCACGTAAAGCTTGCATGCCTGTCCAACGTGCTTCAAGAACATCCAAATGTGCTTCTTTCACTTCAATTCCTTTGTTCTTCAACAACTCCTGAATCGATAAGCTCAACGAAAACACTCTCCCTTAGAAATAATATATATCTTAATAAGCAAAAAGCTTAATAAGAACGAGTCTACGATCTGAAGTTCTACGATGAGAATAACGAATAACTGAATTTAGCTGAGGCACACAAAGAAAGAGGCCATTACTAGACCCTCTAAAGATACATATTCTACATAGATTGCAAAAACCCTTTATTTAATTTTGAATAATTTTATTTTTGGGGAAATATAGGGAAATGAAGTTAAATAGAGTAAACCGCCTATTAGTGAAATGATAGACGATACTAAAAAAGTTGATAGATACAATTTATTTTTCAACCTTCAAATGATAGGGGATCATTATAGGGAAAAATTACTAAATGTTCCCCAACATTCTTGTTTAAATAATTGAGGATAAGTGGACATAAAATTTACGATGATGACCACTTGATCTAGTGTAGGATATAGGTCAAATAGAAATCTATCGCCGTATCGAATAGCTGTTAATGCAAGTGGTAGCTCGCGCCGGAAAATTTCATTCCGACTAATTGCTGCTTTTAAGTCATGTTCTTTATTATCTATAAATAGATATACATTGTAATACAAACAATTTCCATTCACTTTCCATTCACCTATGACTTCATCTCTCAAGTCAATATTCACTTTGTCCCAAGCAACTTCCGTTCCAATTGTTAAGAATAGTTCTCCAGTGAAATCAGAGTGTGTGAGTGTATGTTTTCTTGAAATCACTGGTTCTGTAGCCGTTACCCCGTTCCTATATTCAACAGCGATTCTTTCTGGATTAAACTTCCTCATGCGATTCACTCCAATCGTTTTTATATCAATATGCTACTTATTTAAGATTGGTTATCAGCATAGACGAAAAGACTTTTCTGATAAATGAATGTCTGAGTTATAAACTAGTTTCGGCTACTTGTTTTCGGTTCAATTATAACAATTTACTATTCTGTATAAGTATAGTTCCGATTGAATTAGAAACTAATGAAGGGATTGACCGCCATTGATTGGCGCGTAATATAATGTCAATGGGACAGACAAGGCGAAACCATTCAGGGGAATCTCCGCCATATTTATTTCTACAATAAAAAAACAGCCCAAAGTATGATTTGGACTGCTACAATCATTGTATTTTTATTTCGAGTGTTCTACTAGCCATTCGTCAATTAATGGATATGTTTCGTTAATAGCTGTCCGTCCGACTGTCACGGAAACATGGCCAGTTTCAAGCAGGTGGAATGTTTTGTTCTTGCTCGAAATTTTATCGTTCAGCGCTTCGACTTGATGCGGCAACGCAATATTATCGCGGCTTGCGGCAATGTTTAAGACGTTTGCTTTAATTTCGCTTAGTTTAACTTGGCGACCGCGCACGTAGAGTTCATCATTAATCAGTTTGTTTTCCTGGTAGAACTCACCAATCCATTGACGATAAGACTCGCCAGGGAATGGGATGCCGTCTTTCAGCCATTTTTGCATGAGCTTCCAGCCTTCTACAAAATTTTCATTATCCGCACGCTCAGCTAAGCTAACGTATGGACCGTAGAAGTTTTGAATTGGGTTAAGCAATTTATTTCCAAAATCAATAAATTCTGGTGAGATATTGCCCATTGTGTCGACTAATTTGTCTAAATTGAAATAACGTTTGTCTAACCAATTCGTATAGTGACCAGCATCTGAGAAATCAAATGGACTCGTCATAAAAATCAAGTTACGAATTGGCAGCTCTGGATGGAGTGCCGCAAAAATAGACGTCATCGTCCCGCCCATGCAGTAGCCAAGCACGCTTAATTCCTTCGCATTTGAAGTTTGTAACACTTTTTTTGTGGCACGTGGAATGTAATCCATAATGTAATCTTCGAGTTTCATGTGACGGTCTTCATAGCCCGCGGTACCCCAATCTAATAAATAGACGTCATGTCCTTGGTTTGTCAAATGCTCGATGAGGCTATTGCCTGGTGATAAATCCAAAATATATGGCTTATTGATTAAGGCGTAAACCATAAGGATTGGCACTTTATTCGTTTTCTTAATCGCAGGCTGATAACGATACAGCTTCGATTTATTTTTCGTCCAAATGACTTCTTTAGGCGTTTGTCCAACAAGTGGCTCCGGTTCAGTCGTTAATACTTCTGAAAATCGTTTAAGGCGGTTATAGCTGCTTTTATATTCATCGGGCATTTTGTCGACCCAATTGTCTACTTCCTTCCAACTTGAATAAATCATCTCTCAACAATCCCCCCATTAAAATTTGCATAACGAAGCATGGCGCTTCCAATGCTGGAAGCACCTCGCTATAATGTATGGTGAAAATTACATGTATAGACCACCGTTTACATTAATTGTTTGACCTGTAATATAATCCGCTTGTGCGAGGAATACTACAGCTTCAGCAATTTCTTTCGGCGTTCCAAGACGTTGCATTGGCACCTTGGCAACTACTTTCGCCAACACGTCTTCCGGCATGGCTTGAACCATTTCAGTGCCGATGAAGCCTGGACAAACTGCGTTTACTGTAATGCCATTCCGTGCAGTTTCCAATGCTAGTGATTTTGTAAATCCGATCATTCCCGCCTTCGCAGCAGCATAGTTCGTTTGGCCGAAGCCCCCAGCTTGGCCAATAATGGAGCTGATGTTAATGACACGTCCCGATTTTTGCTCAAGCATATGGTTAATCACTGCAGAAGTTGTATTGTAAACACTGTTTAAGTTTACATTGATCACTTCATTCCACTCTTCTTCGGAAAGTCTGCGGAATGTACGATCTCTAGTAATCCCAGCGTTGTTTACGAGAATATCAATTTTACCGAATCTGTTTTTCACTTCTTCCATAAATTGCGCGATATCTTGTGCGTTTGAAACGTCTGCTTTTACTGCAATGGCAGAGCCTTCATTTTCTTCGATATCTTTAATCACTTCATCTGCTGCATCCGAACGGGATTGATAATTAATTGCTACGTGAGCGCCCTTATCTGCTAATTCTTTTGCAATCGCTGCACCAATTCCGCGAGAACCACCTGTCACAATTGCAACTTTTCCTTCTAATGGTTTAACAATTGCTTTACTTTCTGTTGCTACTACGTCAAGAACTGTCATTATGTCATCCACCCCTATGTTGATTTAAAATGCTTTCTTGCTGAATATCGTTACACTTTACATTTATTTCTTTTTAGCAGTAGCCCCAGCTTTTTCATTTTTCTCAATTTCAGCAAGTACACGGTCGAGTTTTTTATCTAAATTGGAAATCGTTCTTTTGAGAGAATTGATTTCTTTCGTGTTTTCTTCCGCAAGCTGTTCAAGCTGGTCCTCTAAATGATCAATTTTATTTTCCGTATTAATTACAAGTGATGCGACATTTGCAACTTCATCGCGAGAAGGCATATTGAATTGTGTCAAATAAGCCTCAGCTGTTTTCGTAACAAACTCTTGATATTGTAAGTAACTATTTAAAGTCTGTCCCAATCCTTCTGAAAAAGACTCTTTACCAAGTGTATCTTGGATTGCATCACTCCAAGCGTTTTCCGTTTTGTTATAAATATCTTGCCAAATCTTAAACGGATCGATAGGTAATGTGTGCGACATGAGACCTCATCTCCTTTCTTAGCATAAGCATCACCTTTAATTGTAATGTAAACCATGAAAATTTGGAATACTTTAAAGGGACTAAAAATTCTCCAAATAACAATGAAAATCTACAAAATTCGACAAATTTGACCGTTTTTGAATTGTTTTATAATGCTTGACATTGAAATCATATAGGTGTAAGTTACATATAGATGAATTAAACGGTCATCGAGGTGGTGAATAAATTGAGTTCAAAAAAAGAAGAATCGAAAGAAGAACCAAGAAAAGCGAAGCAGCCAAATTTAGGAGTGCCAAGAAACTTTCTTATACCCATTACGCTGCTGCACTTACGTGACTGGAATACACATGGCTATGAGTTAATGGAGAAGATTACACAGTTTGGCATTCAATCTATCGATCAAGGGAATTTTTATCGTATTTTAAGACAGCTTGAAAAAGATAATTTAGTTTCATCTACTTGGGACACAACGTCAAGTGGACCAGCAAAGCGAATTTATTCGATTACAGAAGCAGGGGAACAATATTTAGATATATGGGCGAACTCATTAGGCCAGTATCAAAAAATGCTTGATCAGTTTTTTGCGCTATACAATCCGTTTCTTTCGTCGTATAGTCTTTTTTCAAAAGGGGAAAAGGAAGACCAGGAAGACAAATGATTTTGGGTGGTATGCAAATTTTTGCATTCAACATAAAAAATCCATGTTTCATGGAAAACGATAATGGGAGGATTTCACAATGACGAAAAAAGTTGTAGAAAACGAACAGCAACAAGCAGTAACTGGGGTAGAAGCAATTTGGGATAGCTGGTTAAACAGCTTTAAATCACTTCAGGGCGTTCAAAATGATATTGAGAAAAAATCATTGGAAGTATTTGCTTATCAAAGAGATTTGTTAGAAGCAGCACGTAAATCTTTATACACTGCAGAAAATGAATCTAAAAAGATGGCAGAAGAGTGGAATGAAAAGCTTGAAGGCATTGTAAAATCAGCAGAAAAAAATCAAAGCGAATTATCATCTAGCTGGCTATCGGCTGTAAAGGAAATTAATGAAAAAGCGTTAGCGCTTTCTTGGAATCCAAGCCATTCATTATTCGATCTGTTCTCACAGACGCAAGACCAGTTAGAAGCAACTGTAAAAGAGGCAATGAAACAACAAGACAAAGGCCGTGATGAGGCACTTAAGCAAATTGAAGGGCTGACTGAGCAAGTAAAAAAGACACATAAAGAGATTTTGGAGACTGTGTCTGTTTAAAAAAAAGGAATGAAACCGTGCAATCGAATAGATTGCACGGTTTTTGGTAGGTAAATTTTTACTTATGCTAGGGTTGGAATCATATATCCAGACTAAAAAATTGTATTGATGCATTGAATTTGTTCCAAATCTGTGATGTCTTAAATCCGGATCAATATACTAATCTAAATGAATATGTGCATCGAAAATTTTATTTTATTCATTCGCCACCCTTAATTGAAGAATTTGTTTTGTGTCATCAAAACTTGGGTACCTTATTTATGTGAACCTGATCAAGAACCTTAATAATTTAGGTATTGATTCTCAAGGTTAGTATTATACTGTTTAATAGAGCGAACTTTCCGAATGGTTCAAGTAGATTGTCCACTTAGGTCAAGCGAAGGTATGGAATGTAATAAAAATAAGGAGTTGAGAACGAATGGGGAATAGGAGACTAGAAAATCAAGTAGCGATTATTACCGGTGGAGCAAATGGAATCGGAAAAGCGACGGTTAAACGGTTTTTAGAAGAAGGCGCAAAAGTAGCAATTGGCGATTTTGATGAAAAGGCTGGCGCCAATCTCGTAAACGAGTTAAATTCGGAGGATACTTTCTTTGTGCAAGTAGATGTGAGCAATAAGGAAAATGTTCAGCAGATGGTTGAAAAGGTGATTGATCAGTTCGGAACAGTAGATATTTTAGTTAACAACGCGGGAATTACAAGAGATGCAACGCTGACAAAAATGACTGAAGCAAATTTCCAAGAGGTATTAAACATAAATTTAAATGGCGTTTTCAATTGTGCGCAAGAAGTCGCTGCACATATGATTAAAAAAGGTAAAGGGAAAATCATTAATACTTCATCCGTAAGCGGTATTTATGGAAATTTTGGTCAAACGAATTATGCAGCTGCAAAAGCGGCAGTTGTTGGCATGACAAAAACTTGGGCAAAGGAATTAGGGCGGAAAGGAATAAATGTGAATGCTGTCGCACCAGGTTTCACGCTCACTGCGATGGTTGAATCCATGCCTGAAAACGTTCTTGAAAAGATGAAAGCCATGGTCCCTCTACAAAGATTAGGAACACCTGAAGACATTGCAAATGCTTATTTGTTTTTAGCTTCTGACGAGGCATCGTATGTTCATGGCCATGTACTGCATGTAGACGGAGCAATCACAATGTGAATCTATAGTTATAGATTGAAAGGCTCATTCTTCAAGTCAAGAATGGGCTTTTTTATAACGCAGAAAAGGTTTTAAAAGGTATGAGTAAAAAATGTTTGTGGGGGTAAATAAGAGTAAATAAAAATCCATGATACAATTAATCATGCTTCAATCGGACGCTTTTTGTGAACACGACTTTTGTCACTCACACAACGAAGAGTATGATTTGTAATATTTCCGCATGTTTTTGTAGAAATTTAGCGGTGAGACCTGTACACAGTGCAAACATGACAATTCAACATTCTGTATAAGTATTAAAGGGGACTACTCATAAATGTTGTTTTAGTAAAATTTTATTCAAACTTTATGCAGATTTAGTCTTTTTTCTCAGTAGTGTTTTCACAGGAACTCTTTCCGAGTAGTTAATTCAACCTAAAGTGATGTTGACAAAAAGGTCCTTTGAGCCTATATTAATTGAAAGGAAAAATTGAAAGGGGAACATATTCGTGTTTTTTGGTAGAAGTAAACATAGAAAATTACTGGCTTATTTAGAGGAAGAAAAGAAAACATATCCAGAAATATTTGAAAACTCCCCTGATATTTTTCTTTTTGTTATTGATTTAAAAGGGACTATCGTTAACATACGTGGAGGCGAGTCACTTTTAGATGGTATTGAACCTGCAGAAATAATCGGGAAAAAATTTAAAGATTTTATTTTTGAAGAGGATAAGGAAAAAGTGAATGGTTACTTCAAAGAAGTGTTCAGTGGGATTACGAAGTATGTTGAATACAGAACGCTTGGGTTTAATGGGGAAGTGCTATATGTAGACAATACCTTAGTACCGATTGTCATTGAAAACAATGAAGTAATTGGTCTTTATGGATTAGCCCGTAATATATCAGTGACCAAAGAACTAGAGTTTGGAATCCAAGAAACTTCATGTAAACTGGAATCTTTGTTTCATCACTCGCATGAGGTAATTTCGATCCTAGACGAGGAGGGAAGGGTAAGCTTTCATAGCTCGTCAATCGAAAGGTTATTCGGATATACACCTGGAGAAATTATCGGGATCAATTACCTTGATTTCGTCCATCATGAGGACCAGGGAATAGCGGAAAGAAAATTCAACGAAATTCTTCTTCGGCCAAAGATTCCATATACGGTTGAACTTCGTTTGAAGCATAAAAATGGCGAATTCCATGATTATGAAGTGATCTATTCGAATCAGCTTGATAATCCCGGTGTGAATGGAATTGTTTGTAACTTCCATAACATTACCCAACTTAAAAAAATGCAACGAGAAATACAATATATGGCTAATCATGATCTTTTGACAGGTTTACCGAACCGCCGTTATTTCAACGAGAGGTTAGAACTAGAAGTCCGATTAGCGAATAGTGAAGAGAGAAAGTTCGCTGTTTTATTTCTAAATTTGGATGGATTTAAGTTTTTGAATGATTCGAAAGGACATGCTATAGGGGACCTTTTATTAATAGAAATCGCCAGAAAGTTAAAAAATAAACTAACCAATAAAATAGAATTGATTGCAAGAATTGGCGGAGATGAATTTGCCATTTTGACAACGAAAGTTCAGGATACTTTTTTTGTTGAACAAATTGCAAAAGAAGTACTCGAAGTTTTTGACCACCCATTTGAAATTAAAGAATATCAACTATATCTTACATCAAGTTTAGGGGTAAGTATTTATCCAGACTCTGGAGAAGACGCTAGTTCCCTTATGACAAATACAAATCTTGCATTACATCTAGCCGAAAAATCGGGAAATAATACTTTTCAAATTTACTCGCCTACAGCGAATATTGGTACATATAAAGTATTTTCATTACGCAATGATCTGAAACACGCACTTTACAACAATCAATTCCAACTTTACTATCAGCCGATTTATCATACAGGAACGAACCAGATTGAAAGTGTAGAAGCGTTAATCAGGTGGGACCATCCTGATTGGGGAATTGTTTCGCCAAATGAATTTATTCATCATGCAGAAGAGTCGGGGGTTATTCACGAACTTGGAAAATGGGTTTTACAGACCGTTTGTACTAATTTACGCATATGGCATGAGGCTGGATTTTTCGTGAAGGCATCTGTGAATTTGTCACTCGTTCAATTTTTGCGAAAAGGATTAGTGGAAATGATTCAAAGTACTTTACGGGAGAACGAAATTGACCCTAAATGGCTGACAATTGAAATCACCGAGAGTACGATGATTGAACAGGAAGTTAGAGTGTTGGATAAGGTTAGAAGAATACGGGAGATGGGTATCGAAATCTCACTAGATGATTTTGGTACAGGTTATGCCTCATTTAAGAAGATAAAGGATTTAAAACCAGATATATTAAAGTTGGATAAATCTTTAATAGATGGCATTGAATCAGATATTGAAAGCACTGAGATTACGACAGCGATTATCCGACTTGCACATAGACTCTCCATTAGAGTTGTAGCTGAAGGCGTTGAAACAAAAGAACAGCATGCATTTCTAGAAAAGCTAGATTGTGATTGGGTGCAAGGTTATTTATTTAGTAGGCCTGTTCCCGCAAAGGATATTCAAAGGTTATTACACGGGGAACGGATTTCTGAACAAAATCCTATGCCACAAACAGAGAGAAGAAAGTTTTTTAGAATTGATTTCCAATATCCATTAGAAGCGAATATGACCATATCTGAATGGAAAGGGAAAAAAGTTTCATTAGGAAATACTAAAATTTTAATTGAAAATATTGGCCCAGGCGGCTTGCGCTTCCTATCGAAAATTAAACTCCCTTCTAACACAGATTGCGTATTAAGGTTTCAACTAAAGGTTCTTGAGGAGACCCTAGATATTTACGGCAAAATTATTCATGACTCAGAACAAGGAGATATTTACCGTTATGGTGTCCAGCTTATCGTTGATGAGCCGACAAGAGAATACTTAATAAAGCATTTCAATCAATTTCAGCTACTATTAAAAAAGAATCCGATATTACCAAATCATACTTTTATAACTAAAGAAATACAAGCTTATTTCAATAAGTTGTAAGCTTCAGTGAATAAACCAATGATGTCATCCCACCATATCGATATTTGGTGGGATTAATTAATTCAAATAAAACTTATTTTGTTTAAGAACGTATCTAAATATAGCTGAACTGGGGGAAGGTACTACATTCACTCTGATTCACATACACTGATTAGGAATTAAATTGAGAGAGAGGTGCCCGCTTGAGAAGAGGTTACGATTTCGATTGTTATCAACCTTTTATAAGTCCCAATCCAATCACACCATCTAATCCTGTGAGTTGTTATCCAACGATTGATGAAACCGCATATTTAAGTCCATTTTCGAGTGTGATCGGTAATGTGTGCATTCAAGATAATGTTTTTATTGCGCCGAATGTAAGTGTTCGTGCAGATGAAGGAACCCCTTTTTACATTGGCTCGAATGTGAATCTTCAAGATGGTGTAATTCTTCATGGGTTATTAGACAAACGCTTTACAGTTGAAGGAGGAAGTTATTCAATCTACCTTGGAAACGATGTAACAATTGCCCATGGCGCGCTGATCCATGGTCCTGTTTATATTGGAAGTCATGTCTTTGTTGGGTTTAAAGCGATTGTCTATAATGCAATTGTTGAAGAAGGGGCTTTTATTGCAAACAATGCGGTCGTGACAAATGGTGTGCACATTGCATCGGATCGATTCGTACCGCCTGGCGCCCATATTGACACACAGGAAAAGGCCGATGCACTGTCATTCGTGCCAAAAGATAGCGAAGAATTTGCTGTTGAAGTGCAGCGTGTAAATCAAGAGTTTCCTGCATCTTATCATTTATTATTAGGGGAGAATCGTTGTTCTTGTGGAATGGCGTATAGCTAGTTGGTTTTTGGGTCTCCAAATGTTTCTTTGACGAAATATGATGTTAACGATATAATAAAAGTAACTAAATAGTAAACTCTTTTCTTATTAAGAGAGACGGAGGGAATTGGCCCAACGAAGTCTCAGCAACCTGCCAGCCGGTAAGGTGCTACATCCAACAGGGGAACCTGAATGATGAGGAGAAATTTTGCAAATGCACTCTTCTCTTAATCGGGAAGAGTTTTTATTTGGAAAAATTTCAGGAGGGGTACAATGACTAAGTTAGAACAGCTTAATGCAGAACAGAAGAAATGGATGGAGAAAAAGGTGACTGGGTCGGCGTCTGCCATCGCAAGACACCACAAAATAGCGCAGTCGCAGAAGGAAATTGATTACTATGAACTTGGAGACACGATTTCACGGGCAGCTATCCAAGTCAAGTTGGCTGAGATTGGGGAAATCCAGGGAGAGATTAAACGTTTGACAGCAGTTGTGGAAGAAAAAAGACGTACATTAATCACGCATGTGTTTGGAGAACAAACGATCATTTAAGGTTCAAGCACCTAAGCGTTCGTTTTATCACGAGTATTCATTCGGAACTGTACAGTATGACGCCCGCCAAATTACAAAAGCCTACTTCCAAAGTAGGCTTTTAACTTTATGCTTATCTCAAAATCTTCTCCATCATTTTACCCTTTGCTAGCTCATCGATGAGTTTATCTAAATAACGAATTTCTTGCATTAATGGTTCTTCGATATTTTCCACTCGGACACCGCAAACAACACCTTTGATCAATGCACGCGAAGGATTGAGTTGGGGGGCTTCCGCAAAGAATGTCTCAAAGTCTATCTTTTTTTCGATTTGTGCTTCTAACTCTTCTTGGGTATATCCTGTCAACCAACGGATAATTTCATCGACTTCTGATTTTGTACGTTCTTTTCTCTCTGCTTTCGTAACGTAATGGGGATAGACACTTGCAAAACTCATCGTATAGATTTTATGTTTTGTCATGATACACACTCCTTTAAAATTGCTTACTTATGGATAATTAATTTATATAGTATGAATAACGAGTATAACATTTACTGATGCATATGTATGGGTTTGTAGTAGTTCAACCATCCAAGGGGGATTTTTTATCTCCTACAAATGCTTATGTTAACAAAAAGGAAATGGAGATGTTGGAAATGCAAAGAAATTGGAAGTCGTTATTGAACGGCTATGGATTTGAAATTAAGTACGTGATGGAACGGTTTGATTTATGCAATCTGACTAAAGAACAAGTTTCGGAGGTTTTTTACAATATTGTATGCCGCAGTTGTTCAATTTAATCCACGTTGACAAACGTGTGTTCTGTGGGTTAATATATATTCGTGGGTAATAATGATTGGTGGTTACTGCAGTTTGGGGATCATTATAGCATTTTTAAAATAAGTTGGAACGAAGGAGCTGTTGAATGATGTCAATTAGTTTGAACCCGTATTTGATTTTTGACGGTAACACGAAGGAAGCAGTCCATTTTTATGAGAAAGCGCTTGGTGGGAAAGTGATGGGGATCATGACGTTCGGAGATATGCCCGCGGATCCGAATTATCCGTTACTGGAAGAGATGAAGGATCGTGTGATGCATGCACATTTAAAAGTTGGCGACGTGGATCTTATGTTCTCTGATACGCACCCAGGTATGCCATTTCAGCAAGGTAATATGATCCAGCTTGCTATCCACCCAAAAGAAGAGGCGAGAGCTAGAGAGATTTTTGATGCTTTAGCAGACGGTGGAGAAGCAATTATGCCTCTTCAAAAGACGGATTGGAGTCCTTTGTATGGACAAGTAAAGGACAAGTTCGGTGTTACTTTCCAAGTGAATGTACCAGAAGAACAACAATAATCAATAACGTTTAAAAAGCTCAGATTGAATACTGAGCTTTTTTCTTGTTGCTAAAAATTGAATACAGGAACGATTTGACAATATGCTGTAGCCTTTATTAAATATTTGAAAGAATTGTTCCACTACAGCATGCGTTTGACTTTTGTTTACAATTCATTTGGGACGCTCAATTGTTGTAAAAAAACCGAATCCATGGTGGTTGTACAAATAACAGGATTGTCCGCGGCGCACACGCTAATTCCTCCGACAGTTGGTTCAATTGCGGCTGTGCAAATATCCTACGAGGACATTGTGTACCTGTTTGTTTTTTTATTTTTTATATTGGATTAAAATCTTATATTGAATCAATTCATTACTAATCTTTCAGTGAAAAACTGTCTAGTTTTCTGTAAAGGGTATTGCGACCAATTCCAAGAATACGTGCTGATTCGGCAACATTTCCGCCTGTTTTATTCATAGTATCCAAAATCACTTTACGCTCCGTGTCCCGCAGTCAAGAGCCGGTCGTCTCTCGTTTTTGAAAATCCGACAAAATATAATTTGGAAAAGATTGTAAATCAATCGTATCGCCTACAGATAAAAAGGCGGCTTCACGTATTGCACTACTCATTTGACGAACATTCCCAGGCCATGAATATTCTTTAATGAATTGTTCCGCAACAGGGGAGAAGGTAAGTGAGTGTCTATGAATCTCCCCCTCAATGTTAGATAATAAGTTATAGGCAAATTGTAAGCGGTCTTCACGTTTTCGAAGTGGGGGCAGTACGATAGATATGCCTTGTAAACGGTAATATAAATCGGCGCGAAAACTGCCTTCTTGCACTTTTTCCCAAAGGTCGGTATGTGTGGCAGTAATGAGTCGTACATCCACTTGAACAGACTTTACGCCACCGATTCTTTTCACTTTAAAATCTTGAAGGACCCGTAATAATGTGATTTGTATATCCATTGGCAGTTCGGCAATTTCGTCTAGGAAAAGGGTGCCTCCATGTGCCTGCTCGAACACGCCGGGTTGTCCTGATTGCTTTGCTCCTGTATATGCCCCAGCTTCATAGCCAAATAATTCACTTTCAGCCAGGCTTTTGGTAATGCCACCACAGTTGAGAGCGACGAATGGTTTTGTTGAACGTGTACTTGCTT
This window of the Sporosarcina ureilytica genome carries:
- a CDS encoding staygreen family protein: MRKFNPERIAVEYRNGVTATEPVISRKHTLTHSDFTGELFLTIGTEVAWDKVNIDLRDEVIGEWKVNGNCLYYNVYLFIDNKEHDLKAAISRNEIFRRELPLALTAIRYGDRFLFDLYPTLDQVVIIVNFMSTYPQLFKQECWGTFSNFSL
- the phaC gene encoding class III poly(R)-hydroxyalkanoic acid synthase subunit PhaC, translating into MIYSSWKEVDNWVDKMPDEYKSSYNRLKRFSEVLTTEPEPLVGQTPKEVIWTKNKSKLYRYQPAIKKTNKVPILMVYALINKPYILDLSPGNSLIEHLTNQGHDVYLLDWGTAGYEDRHMKLEDYIMDYIPRATKKVLQTSNAKELSVLGYCMGGTMTSIFAALHPELPIRNLIFMTSPFDFSDAGHYTNWLDKRYFNLDKLVDTMGNISPEFIDFGNKLLNPIQNFYGPYVSLAERADNENFVEGWKLMQKWLKDGIPFPGESYRQWIGEFYQENKLINDELYVRGRQVKLSEIKANVLNIAASRDNIALPHQVEALNDKISSKNKTFHLLETGHVSVTVGRTAINETYPLIDEWLVEHSK
- the fabG gene encoding 3-oxoacyl-[acyl-carrier-protein] reductase, which codes for MTVLDVVATESKAIVKPLEGKVAIVTGGSRGIGAAIAKELADKGAHVAINYQSRSDAADEVIKDIEENEGSAIAVKADVSNAQDIAQFMEEVKNRFGKIDILVNNAGITRDRTFRRLSEEEWNEVINVNLNSVYNTTSAVINHMLEQKSGRVINISSIIGQAGGFGQTNYAAAKAGMIGFTKSLALETARNGITVNAVCPGFIGTEMVQAMPEDVLAKVVAKVPMQRLGTPKEIAEAVVFLAQADYITGQTINVNGGLYM
- a CDS encoding polyhydroxyalkanoate biosynthesis repressor PhaR; translation: MSHTLPIDPFKIWQDIYNKTENAWSDAIQDTLGKESFSEGLGQTLNSYLQYQEFVTKTAEAYLTQFNMPSRDEVANVASLVINTENKIDHLEDQLEQLAEENTKEINSLKRTISNLDKKLDRVLAEIEKNEKAGATAKKK
- the phaQ gene encoding poly-beta-hydroxybutyrate-responsive repressor, producing the protein MSSKKEESKEEPRKAKQPNLGVPRNFLIPITLLHLRDWNTHGYELMEKITQFGIQSIDQGNFYRILRQLEKDNLVSSTWDTTSSGPAKRIYSITEAGEQYLDIWANSLGQYQKMLDQFFALYNPFLSSYSLFSKGEKEDQEDK
- the fabG gene encoding 3-oxoacyl-ACP reductase FabG, with the translated sequence MGNRRLENQVAIITGGANGIGKATVKRFLEEGAKVAIGDFDEKAGANLVNELNSEDTFFVQVDVSNKENVQQMVEKVIDQFGTVDILVNNAGITRDATLTKMTEANFQEVLNINLNGVFNCAQEVAAHMIKKGKGKIINTSSVSGIYGNFGQTNYAAAKAAVVGMTKTWAKELGRKGINVNAVAPGFTLTAMVESMPENVLEKMKAMVPLQRLGTPEDIANAYLFLASDEASYVHGHVLHVDGAITM
- a CDS encoding EAL domain-containing protein: MFFGRSKHRKLLAYLEEEKKTYPEIFENSPDIFLFVIDLKGTIVNIRGGESLLDGIEPAEIIGKKFKDFIFEEDKEKVNGYFKEVFSGITKYVEYRTLGFNGEVLYVDNTLVPIVIENNEVIGLYGLARNISVTKELEFGIQETSCKLESLFHHSHEVISILDEEGRVSFHSSSIERLFGYTPGEIIGINYLDFVHHEDQGIAERKFNEILLRPKIPYTVELRLKHKNGEFHDYEVIYSNQLDNPGVNGIVCNFHNITQLKKMQREIQYMANHDLLTGLPNRRYFNERLELEVRLANSEERKFAVLFLNLDGFKFLNDSKGHAIGDLLLIEIARKLKNKLTNKIELIARIGGDEFAILTTKVQDTFFVEQIAKEVLEVFDHPFEIKEYQLYLTSSLGVSIYPDSGEDASSLMTNTNLALHLAEKSGNNTFQIYSPTANIGTYKVFSLRNDLKHALYNNQFQLYYQPIYHTGTNQIESVEALIRWDHPDWGIVSPNEFIHHAEESGVIHELGKWVLQTVCTNLRIWHEAGFFVKASVNLSLVQFLRKGLVEMIQSTLRENEIDPKWLTIEITESTMIEQEVRVLDKVRRIREMGIEISLDDFGTGYASFKKIKDLKPDILKLDKSLIDGIESDIESTEITTAIIRLAHRLSIRVVAEGVETKEQHAFLEKLDCDWVQGYLFSRPVPAKDIQRLLHGERISEQNPMPQTERRKFFRIDFQYPLEANMTISEWKGKKVSLGNTKILIENIGPGGLRFLSKIKLPSNTDCVLRFQLKVLEETLDIYGKIIHDSEQGDIYRYGVQLIVDEPTREYLIKHFNQFQLLLKKNPILPNHTFITKEIQAYFNKL
- a CDS encoding carbonate dehydratase, whose product is MRRGYDFDCYQPFISPNPITPSNPVSCYPTIDETAYLSPFSSVIGNVCIQDNVFIAPNVSVRADEGTPFYIGSNVNLQDGVILHGLLDKRFTVEGGSYSIYLGNDVTIAHGALIHGPVYIGSHVFVGFKAIVYNAIVEEGAFIANNAVVTNGVHIASDRFVPPGAHIDTQEKADALSFVPKDSEEFAVEVQRVNQEFPASYHLLLGENRCSCGMAYS